The following proteins are encoded in a genomic region of Bernardetia sp. MNP-M8:
- the gltX gene encoding glutamate--tRNA ligase: MSNDTASNVRVRFAPSPTGALHIGGVRTALFNYLFAKKHGGEFIIRVEDTDQTRFVEGAEEYILEALEWIGIVPTESPKHGGQYAPYRQSERKDMYKDYAMQLIENGYAYYAFDTSEDLEAMKERLKNAGVASPQYNSITRTQMRNSLTLPEDETKRLLESGEKYVVRLKVPRKEEVRLNDMIRNWVVVHSSAIDDKVLLKSDGMPTYHLANVVDDHLMKITHVIRGEEWLPSAPLHVLLYRYLGWEDTMPKFAHLPLILKPDGNGKLSKRDGAKFGMPVFPLEWNGKGAEDEKFEGFREWGFEPAAVVNFLALLGWNPGNNEEIFSMEELIEAFDISRVNKAGARFDFDKAKWFNQQYLRNKPNNEIADYLASKMVSNSLADTSYLEKLAGILKERAVFMSDFWEGSQVFLQAPSEYDEQLVAKKWNADAVKGLTALVEVLKNTDSLTDEAQTKQLVHDAATNAGVKMGVVMLPLRLALTGAGSGPDLMEVATLLGKEEVSARIEKAISELEVKA; this comes from the coding sequence ATGAGTAACGACACAGCATCAAATGTACGAGTTCGTTTTGCACCTTCTCCAACAGGAGCATTGCATATCGGAGGAGTCCGTACTGCCCTTTTCAATTATTTATTTGCCAAAAAACATGGTGGCGAGTTTATCATTCGTGTAGAAGATACCGACCAAACTCGTTTTGTAGAAGGAGCAGAAGAATATATTTTGGAAGCCTTAGAGTGGATTGGAATTGTTCCTACTGAAAGTCCAAAACATGGAGGACAATATGCGCCTTATCGCCAGTCTGAGCGAAAAGATATGTATAAAGATTATGCCATGCAACTCATCGAAAACGGATATGCTTATTATGCTTTTGATACTTCAGAAGATTTAGAAGCAATGAAAGAACGTTTGAAAAATGCAGGTGTTGCTTCTCCTCAATACAACAGTATCACTCGTACACAAATGCGTAACTCTTTGACATTGCCAGAAGATGAAACAAAACGTCTTTTAGAAAGTGGCGAAAAATATGTAGTTCGTTTGAAAGTTCCACGCAAAGAAGAAGTTCGTTTGAATGACATGATTCGTAACTGGGTAGTTGTTCATTCGTCTGCCATTGATGATAAAGTTTTGTTGAAATCCGACGGAATGCCTACCTATCATTTGGCAAATGTTGTCGATGACCATTTAATGAAAATTACACACGTTATTCGTGGTGAAGAGTGGCTTCCGTCTGCTCCTTTGCACGTTCTTTTGTATCGTTATTTGGGTTGGGAAGATACAATGCCAAAATTTGCTCACTTGCCTTTGATTTTGAAACCAGACGGAAACGGAAAACTTTCAAAACGTGATGGTGCAAAATTCGGAATGCCTGTTTTTCCGTTGGAATGGAATGGAAAAGGAGCAGAAGATGAAAAATTTGAAGGTTTTAGAGAATGGGGATTCGAACCTGCTGCTGTCGTAAACTTTTTAGCTCTTTTGGGTTGGAATCCTGGGAATAATGAAGAGATTTTTTCTATGGAAGAATTAATCGAAGCCTTTGATATTTCAAGAGTAAATAAAGCAGGAGCAAGATTTGATTTTGATAAAGCAAAATGGTTTAATCAACAATATCTACGCAACAAACCAAATAATGAAATCGCTGATTATTTAGCTTCAAAAATGGTTTCTAACTCTTTGGCTGATACTTCTTATTTAGAAAAATTAGCTGGAATATTAAAAGAAAGAGCCGTATTTATGAGTGATTTTTGGGAAGGTTCACAAGTATTTTTACAAGCTCCTTCTGAATATGATGAACAATTAGTTGCCAAAAAATGGAATGCTGATGCTGTAAAAGGGCTTACTGCTTTGGTAGAAGTTTTGAAAAATACAGATTCATTGACTGATGAAGCACAAACTAAACAACTCGTTCATGATGCTGCTACAAATGCAGGAGTCAAAATGGGTGTTGTTATGCTTCCTTTGCGCTTGGCTCTGACTGGTGCAGGTTCAGGACCTGATTTGATGGAAGTAGCTACTCTTTTAGGAAAAGAAGAAGTTTCTGCTAGAATTGAAAAGGCTATTAGTGAACTTGAAGTGAAGGCTTAG
- a CDS encoding serine hydrolase has product MKKYLIISFLFLTTFSVWAQVEKSSDLYKTIILKDSLLFNVGFNTCDIDQFESLLSEKFEFFHDKDSISYKKEFLYNLKNGLCRSPTTYKSRRALVTESTEIYPLYKKNVLYGAIQTGNHKFHETISNQKETFVGTAKFTHVWLLENGVWKLNKSLSYDHQDTNSLSYQSSMFGSDTEIENWLKENKVPTLGLGIIKDGKLQQIKVFGELKKDVVAPYNTIFNVASLTKPITAIVTLKLVSLGKWNLDEPIYNYWTDPDVAKDPNSKLITTRHILSHQTGFTNWRGNNEDGKLHFEFPVGTKYQYSGEGFEYLREALEAKFQKSLNELATELIFTPLQMNDTNYFWTEKTDSLRFAIGYNKKGLAYEIERNTTANAADNLLTTLEDYGKFLTSVMKGEGLSEKVFDDMIKHQIQTKEGKYFGLGFEIYELANNQYALAHSGADKGCQTIAFIFPKTKEGIIIFTNVDDGYKVYEKLLKHYLGENGNKIFEIETK; this is encoded by the coding sequence ATGAAAAAATATCTGATTATTAGTTTTCTTTTTCTGACAACTTTTTCAGTATGGGCACAAGTCGAAAAAAGCTCTGACTTATACAAAACGATTATATTAAAGGACAGTCTGCTTTTTAATGTAGGCTTTAACACATGTGATATTGACCAGTTTGAGAGTTTATTGAGTGAAAAATTTGAATTCTTTCACGACAAAGACAGCATTTCATACAAAAAAGAATTTTTATATAATTTAAAAAATGGTTTATGCAGATCACCTACAACCTATAAATCAAGAAGAGCATTAGTAACAGAAAGCACTGAAATTTATCCACTTTATAAAAAAAATGTGTTGTATGGAGCAATTCAAACAGGCAATCATAAATTTCATGAAACAATATCAAACCAAAAAGAAACCTTTGTAGGTACAGCAAAATTTACCCACGTTTGGCTTTTAGAAAATGGAGTTTGGAAATTAAACAAGAGTTTGAGTTATGACCATCAAGACACAAATTCCTTAAGCTATCAATCTTCTATGTTTGGTAGCGATACTGAAATAGAAAATTGGTTAAAAGAAAACAAAGTTCCAACGTTAGGACTGGGAATTATTAAAGATGGAAAACTACAACAAATAAAAGTATTTGGAGAACTCAAAAAAGATGTTGTAGCACCTTATAATACTATTTTTAATGTTGCCTCTCTTACCAAACCAATTACAGCAATAGTAACTTTGAAGCTCGTCAGTTTGGGAAAATGGAACTTAGATGAGCCTATTTATAACTATTGGACTGATCCAGATGTGGCAAAAGACCCAAATTCCAAATTAATTACGACAAGACATATTTTGAGTCATCAAACAGGTTTTACAAATTGGCGTGGAAATAATGAAGATGGAAAACTACATTTTGAATTTCCAGTTGGAACGAAATATCAATATTCAGGAGAAGGTTTTGAATATTTGAGAGAAGCCTTAGAAGCAAAATTTCAAAAATCGCTTAATGAGTTAGCAACCGAATTGATTTTTACTCCTTTACAAATGAATGATACCAATTATTTTTGGACTGAAAAAACAGACAGTTTACGATTTGCAATAGGTTATAACAAAAAGGGACTTGCTTACGAAATAGAAAGAAATACAACTGCAAATGCTGCTGATAATTTATTGACTACACTTGAAGACTATGGAAAATTTTTAACTAGTGTAATGAAAGGCGAAGGTTTGAGCGAAAAAGTATTTGATGATATGATTAAACATCAAATTCAAACAAAAGAAGGAAAATATTTTGGACTTGGATTTGAAATTTATGAATTAGCAAACAATCAATATGCTTTAGCCCATAGTGGTGCTGACAAAGGCTGCCAAACAATAGCATTTATTTTCCCAAAAACAAAAGAAGGAATAATTATTTTTACTAATGTAGATGATGGCTACAAAGTATATGAGAAATTATTAAAACATTATTTAGGAGAAAATGGAAACAAAATTTTTGAAATTGAAACAAAATAA
- a CDS encoding Crp/Fnr family transcriptional regulator, whose amino-acid sequence MKAQLTEYIRKTINVTEAELSIILSYFKPLEVEKNELLLVYGQTSQRTFFVGNGCLRIFFITEEGHEATRYLAFENNFATAISSFISNEPSSEFIQASEPTTLLYISHEDFYHLLEIIPLWEKFYRNYLEKAYIHNTNRLMSFLTLDATERYKQLLEIQPNIVQRLPKKIVATYLNISQETLSRLKSKC is encoded by the coding sequence ATGAAAGCACAACTTACCGAATACATCAGAAAAACTATTAATGTTACAGAGGCTGAATTAAGTATCATTCTTTCTTATTTCAAACCTTTGGAAGTAGAGAAGAACGAACTTTTACTTGTTTACGGACAAACTAGCCAACGCACTTTTTTTGTTGGCAATGGCTGTTTACGTATATTTTTTATTACTGAAGAAGGACACGAAGCAACACGCTATTTAGCATTTGAAAATAATTTTGCTACAGCTATTTCTAGTTTTATTTCAAATGAACCCTCATCAGAATTTATTCAAGCATCCGAACCAACCACATTACTTTATATCTCACATGAAGATTTTTATCATTTACTTGAAATTATTCCATTATGGGAAAAATTTTATCGAAATTATCTAGAAAAAGCCTATATACATAATACAAATAGACTTATGTCATTTTTGACGCTTGACGCAACAGAAAGATATAAGCAGTTACTAGAGATTCAACCAAATATCGTTCAACGCTTACCCAAAAAAATTGTAGCTACTTATCTTAATATTTCACAAGAAACATTAAGCAGACTCAAATCAAAATGCTAA
- a CDS encoding DUF2798 domain-containing protein, producing the protein MNKKYFKYISTLFIVIPMTLIMGFVGLIRNYGFGEDWFFMFLDSWIVMIPVAYISVLIIIPIAKKLAEKVTSN; encoded by the coding sequence ATGAATAAAAAGTATTTCAAGTACATTAGCACATTATTTATTGTTATTCCAATGACATTGATTATGGGATTTGTAGGACTAATCCGTAATTATGGCTTTGGAGAAGATTGGTTTTTTATGTTCCTAGATTCTTGGATTGTAATGATACCTGTAGCATATATTAGTGTTTTAATCATCATTCCAATAGCAAAGAAATTGGCAGAAAAAGTAACTTCTAATTAG
- a CDS encoding cystathionine beta-synthase — translation MIIAEDKTLNYIKEVVENMPNDWLRLTTHRLDIYNEELAKTEFLEKFEILFETNNAEKSALSELPTAYDYIRLGHPLSSVLEWAIAKMNNLKSESVISFSSRTTPILAVLRKNLLTNKATQIVYTDNLPAFFDAEIIRNVYGYEFELKQVEKIEDIENFEGSTIYISQKNEIGTANLDSKIDFYINIHDDLGSILFVNGKENESYISEIQHVRRRETIAMTPADCLTALHILTENTSFEPKTFDTQKNKESVLASIKKITHSDSKAVVSSSGLSIQYAIMMGLIHDATENHKGKAIKIIVPPNCYGGTNDQARRVAACLDNVEIMDLPVDGDNDMVQSTERVLAKVAELDAVPYIIAEIPTNPRVEVPNLEDLEKALSKKRQTPTGKTAIEPVFILDQTFCPNVNFLGKNEILSTVKTISYVSGSKFPSGGKVTAGYCVANQKADYLMDKIEKNIILCDNEATNLQMEILAEQLPSMNQRIEDAYKNTRKFVDFIKEVLPTAKINFVSEELAQQGFTPSVFSLDLPTKGNTAEEKELYKRKLNDKLITMMITQIPNESKYCVSYGQLKGCYWTIPATSTQGTTKESDKDYIARVSLSADMDLEKHKEVFLEFVEQI, via the coding sequence ATGATTATTGCAGAAGACAAAACACTCAACTATATAAAAGAAGTGGTAGAAAATATGCCAAACGACTGGCTAAGACTAACCACGCACAGACTAGATATTTATAACGAAGAATTAGCCAAAACAGAGTTTTTAGAAAAATTTGAAATTTTATTTGAAACAAATAACGCTGAAAAATCGGCATTAAGTGAATTGCCTACGGCTTACGATTATATCCGTTTGGGGCATCCATTGTCTTCTGTTTTGGAGTGGGCAATCGCTAAAATGAATAATCTAAAATCAGAAAGTGTAATCAGTTTTTCATCTAGAACAACTCCTATTTTGGCAGTTTTGAGAAAAAATTTATTAACTAATAAAGCTACTCAAATCGTTTATACAGATAATTTACCTGCTTTTTTTGATGCCGAAATTATTAGAAATGTTTATGGTTATGAGTTTGAATTAAAGCAAGTTGAGAAAATAGAAGATATAGAAAACTTTGAAGGAAGTACGATTTATATTTCACAAAAAAATGAAATTGGAACGGCTAATCTTGATTCTAAAATTGATTTTTATATTAATATTCATGATGATTTAGGAAGTATTTTGTTTGTAAATGGCAAAGAAAACGAAAGTTATATTTCAGAAATTCAGCACGTCCGTAGAAGAGAAACAATAGCAATGACTCCAGCCGATTGTTTGACAGCTTTGCATATCCTTACAGAAAATACGTCTTTTGAACCTAAAACATTTGATACTCAAAAAAATAAAGAATCGGTTTTAGCATCCATCAAAAAAATTACGCATTCGGATTCGAAAGCCGTTGTTAGTTCTAGTGGACTTTCTATTCAATATGCTATTATGATGGGATTGATTCATGATGCAACAGAAAACCACAAGGGAAAAGCTATCAAAATTATCGTTCCTCCAAATTGCTATGGTGGCACAAATGACCAAGCTAGAAGAGTAGCTGCATGTTTGGATAATGTTGAAATAATGGATTTGCCAGTTGATGGCGATAATGATATGGTACAAAGCACTGAACGAGTTTTAGCAAAAGTAGCCGAATTAGATGCAGTTCCTTATATCATTGCCGAGATTCCGACCAATCCAAGAGTGGAAGTGCCAAATCTTGAAGATTTGGAAAAGGCTTTAAGCAAAAAACGTCAAACTCCAACTGGCAAAACAGCTATCGAACCTGTTTTTATCTTAGACCAAACTTTTTGTCCGAATGTAAATTTTTTAGGCAAAAATGAAATATTATCTACTGTCAAAACCATTTCTTATGTCAGTGGCTCAAAATTTCCGAGTGGTGGAAAAGTAACAGCTGGGTATTGTGTAGCTAATCAAAAAGCTGATTATTTGATGGATAAAATAGAAAAAAACATCATTCTTTGTGATAACGAAGCGACAAATCTTCAAATGGAAATTTTGGCAGAACAGTTACCTTCAATGAATCAAAGAATTGAAGATGCTTATAAAAATACTCGCAAATTTGTCGATTTTATCAAAGAGGTTTTACCAACAGCAAAAATCAATTTTGTTTCTGAAGAACTGGCGCAGCAAGGGTTTACACCTTCAGTTTTTTCATTAGACCTTCCTACAAAAGGAAATACAGCAGAAGAAAAGGAACTTTACAAAAGGAAATTGAATGATAAATTAATTACTATGATGATTACTCAGATTCCAAACGAAAGTAAATATTGTGTGAGTTATGGACAGCTAAAAGGCTGTTATTGGACAATTCCTGCCACCTCTACGCAAGGAACAACCAAAGAATCTGACAAAGATTATATTGCTCGTGTTTCGCTTTCTGCTGATATGGATTTGGAAAAACATAAAGAAGTATTTTTGGAGTTTGTGGAGCAGATTTAA
- a CDS encoding EndoU domain-containing protein, producing MKSYIKIHMKVRQKTPTQLIICDENNKVIDKKIPFTTYDLSNLELLYIKTSLCTRRFVIPTHTKIYLENSQIECDFVFGYISKDLFVVIEQVESQTHIYQTPISLYETIEEKNFDTHYIIGKFIERQRDKTHKELIEIMEIPNYLTIGYFKKNKNIGYFKKYENLDTLKEKSPLYIKLSNKEKGQVLSGKQKLQLEHLILSEKGKNLSVSLIQHTLIGNIVKRNVGGIHHIFAVILDFAKVVKVTKYPDKFGVWKGELLFLDKRISKGNNIIKPQKKKYMPSTFFQNHWSLIQLNKECVYAMEKKYNPIEDSNGNKTKWESITKSGVRVEIWTNKDLEATSIYPIYFT from the coding sequence ATGAAATCATATATAAAAATTCATATGAAAGTAAGACAAAAAACACCAACCCAACTTATTATTTGTGATGAAAATAATAAAGTTATAGATAAAAAAATACCTTTTACAACTTATGATTTATCAAATTTAGAACTCTTATACATAAAAACCTCTTTATGTACTCGTCGATTTGTTATTCCTACACATACAAAAATATACCTTGAAAATTCTCAGATTGAGTGTGATTTTGTTTTTGGCTATATTTCTAAAGATTTATTTGTTGTAATAGAACAAGTAGAGTCCCAAACTCATATATATCAAACTCCAATATCTTTATATGAAACTATAGAAGAAAAGAATTTTGACACACATTATATAATAGGAAAGTTTATAGAGAGACAGCGAGATAAAACACATAAAGAATTGATAGAAATTATGGAAATCCCCAATTATCTAACTATTGGATATTTTAAAAAAAATAAAAATATTGGATATTTTAAAAAATATGAAAATTTAGATACTCTAAAAGAAAAAAGTCCATTATACATCAAATTATCTAATAAGGAAAAAGGACAAGTATTATCTGGTAAACAAAAATTACAATTAGAGCATTTAATTCTTAGTGAAAAAGGAAAAAATCTATCAGTTTCTCTTATTCAACATACTTTAATAGGAAATATTGTCAAAAGAAATGTAGGTGGAATACACCACATTTTTGCAGTTATTTTAGACTTTGCAAAAGTCGTGAAAGTAACTAAATATCCTGATAAATTTGGTGTTTGGAAAGGCGAATTATTATTTTTAGATAAACGCATAAGCAAAGGCAACAATATCATTAAGCCTCAGAAAAAGAAGTATATGCCTTCAACATTTTTTCAAAATCATTGGAGTTTAATACAATTAAATAAGGAATGTGTCTATGCAATGGAAAAAAAATATAATCCAATTGAAGATAGTAATGGAAATAAAACAAAGTGGGAAAGTATAACTAAATCAGGTGTAAGAGTAGAAATTTGGACAAATAAGGATTTAGAAGCTACTTCAATATATCCTATTTATTTTACATAA
- a CDS encoding adenosine deaminase produces MKHSLILFLLFFVAQFSFAQNTNQETVQRIDTYLDSIRNDEARLRQFFAKLPKGADLHHHYSGSVYAETYLEYIEKNNLWVNRNSYAIADRPAPKNEISEWSKVNSLKEDGYWSDIRIKIIESWSKLYFNYVSNPTDEHFFSTFDKFSIPKRKTYNEGLAEIKTRAISENVSYIETMFKSTGFYDKFEKDNEYTTQLLALQETKDNAIQTKLAELYNYYTKIDNAVFLSKVKSHNQLIQKLHTENKIDDEKFTMRYQNYFIRVLDPATTFKSFLISFHSASISDLIVGVNIVAPENNAVSMRDYWLHMQIFKYFKSVYPNVKTAMHAGELTLGLVKPEDLTYHINDAVFIAGAKRIGHGVDIAYEKKSEELLSYMAQYEIAVEINFSSNDFILGVRGNKHPILLYKAYNVPIVISTDDAGVLRTDLTQQFLILTRDYPSINYQDIKKMVFNSIEYSFLTQSEKEKRKKDLEERFLEFELGFLGE; encoded by the coding sequence ATGAAACATTCGCTAATCCTATTTCTACTATTTTTTGTTGCTCAATTTAGTTTTGCACAAAACACCAATCAAGAAACAGTACAAAGAATTGATACCTATTTGGATAGCATTAGAAATGATGAAGCTCGTTTGAGACAATTTTTTGCTAAACTTCCAAAGGGAGCAGATTTGCATCATCATTATAGTGGTTCGGTGTATGCTGAAACGTATTTGGAGTATATTGAAAAGAATAATTTATGGGTTAATAGAAATTCGTATGCTATTGCTGATAGACCAGCACCTAAAAATGAGATAAGTGAATGGTCGAAAGTTAATTCTTTGAAGGAAGATGGCTATTGGTCTGATATTAGAATCAAAATCATAGAATCTTGGTCTAAACTCTACTTCAATTATGTATCAAATCCAACTGATGAACACTTCTTTTCTACCTTCGACAAGTTCAGTATTCCCAAAAGAAAAACCTATAATGAAGGACTTGCAGAAATAAAAACTAGAGCAATTTCTGAAAATGTGAGTTATATCGAAACGATGTTTAAAAGCACAGGTTTTTATGATAAATTTGAAAAGGATAACGAATATACTACTCAATTATTAGCATTACAAGAAACAAAAGACAACGCTATACAAACAAAACTAGCAGAGCTTTACAACTACTACACAAAGATAGATAATGCTGTTTTTCTCTCAAAAGTAAAGTCACATAATCAGCTTATACAAAAACTTCACACAGAAAATAAAATAGATGACGAAAAATTTACGATGCGTTATCAAAACTATTTTATTCGTGTATTAGACCCTGCTACTACCTTCAAATCTTTCTTGATTTCTTTTCATTCTGCCAGTATATCGGATTTGATAGTGGGTGTAAATATTGTCGCACCAGAAAATAACGCTGTATCGATGAGAGATTATTGGTTACACATGCAGATTTTCAAGTATTTTAAATCAGTCTATCCCAACGTAAAAACTGCCATGCACGCAGGCGAACTTACCCTAGGATTAGTAAAACCAGAAGATTTGACGTATCATATCAATGACGCTGTATTTATTGCAGGTGCAAAGCGAATCGGACACGGTGTCGATATTGCTTATGAGAAAAAATCAGAAGAGTTGCTTTCTTATATGGCGCAATATGAAATCGCAGTAGAAATTAATTTTTCTAGTAATGATTTTATTTTGGGTGTGCGTGGAAATAAACATCCTATACTTTTATACAAGGCGTATAATGTACCGATAGTAATTTCGACAGACGATGCAGGCGTACTCCGAACCGATTTAACGCAGCAATTTTTGATACTCACAAGAGATTATCCTTCCATAAACTATCAAGACATCAAAAAAATGGTTTTTAATAGTATTGAGTATTCGTTTCTAACTCAATCAGAAAAAGAAAAAAGAAAAAAGGATTTGGAAGAGAGATTTTTGGAGTTTGAATTGGGGTTTTTGGGGGAGTAG
- a CDS encoding serine hydrolase: MRAILLLSLLLYSCSLGQKTTINKQIQQDIKLPSISLEEAGFNRDSIESLLNDINNTEYKDFRGLVVIKDNNIVIEEYYNTFWRNSIHDIRSAGKSVTALLLGIAIKEGLIKDVDQSIYSLFSSNKNYSVNKDYKKIKLRQVLDMSSGLDADSDDTKTMGNAINWLAKDDWKEYILNVPLKNQPGESFVYADINALLIGLAIEEASGMSLKDYAKEKLFEPLGIRQVYWFTNAANQTGAAGNLYLTTLDFAKLGMLITNEGKWDNQQIINTDYIDLLINSKNPAISDWFFLADSYGMFWYKSSRTFGNNKIDYLFGSGNGGNHLIVIPKEKIVIALTSSAYGQRYQHRRSYIIMSKVLAALE, translated from the coding sequence ATGAGAGCTATTCTACTATTAAGTTTATTATTATACTCTTGTTCGCTTGGACAAAAAACGACAATAAATAAACAAATACAACAAGATATAAAACTGCCTTCTATATCTTTAGAAGAAGCTGGTTTTAATAGAGACTCTATTGAAAGTCTATTAAATGACATAAATAACACAGAATATAAAGACTTTAGGGGACTTGTCGTAATTAAAGATAACAATATTGTCATAGAAGAATACTATAATACATTTTGGAGAAACTCTATTCATGATATTCGATCAGCAGGAAAAAGTGTTACTGCTTTACTTTTGGGAATAGCAATAAAGGAAGGTCTAATTAAAGACGTAGATCAAAGTATTTATTCTCTGTTTTCAAGCAACAAAAATTACTCTGTCAATAAAGACTATAAAAAAATTAAACTTCGACAAGTTCTTGATATGTCTTCTGGATTAGATGCTGATTCTGATGATACAAAAACAATGGGAAATGCCATCAATTGGTTGGCAAAAGATGACTGGAAAGAATATATTCTTAATGTTCCTCTAAAAAATCAACCTGGCGAAAGCTTTGTATATGCAGATATTAATGCTTTGCTTATTGGTCTAGCAATTGAAGAAGCATCAGGTATGAGTCTAAAAGATTATGCTAAAGAAAAACTATTTGAGCCTTTAGGAATCAGACAAGTTTATTGGTTTACCAATGCTGCAAATCAAACTGGAGCTGCAGGTAATCTATATTTAACTACATTAGACTTTGCAAAACTAGGAATGCTTATTACTAATGAAGGTAAATGGGACAATCAACAGATCATTAATACAGATTACATTGATTTATTGATAAACAGTAAAAATCCTGCAATTTCAGATTGGTTCTTCTTAGCAGATTCTTATGGCATGTTTTGGTATAAATCATCCAGAACTTTTGGGAATAATAAGATAGATTATTTATTTGGCTCTGGAAACGGAGGAAATCATCTAATTGTAATACCTAAAGAAAAAATTGTTATTGCTCTAACCTCTAGTGCTTATGGTCAAAGATATCAACATAGAAGATCCTATATAATTATGAGCAAAGTTCTTGCTGCATTAGAATAA
- a CDS encoding serine hydrolase codes for MYKIIFTFFCYFLANQIAFAQLDFSKGNISTHPLFVKLDSTILAGKYEQITSVLVAHNGNLIFEKYYNDTDSNSMHNTRSATKTMASLLTGIAIKNNYIQSEKDKIFKYLKHKLPVQNLDERKEAITIEDLLTMSSVLECNDFNSHSRGNEEKMYIIEDWASFFLDLPIRSYPFEPKPNEQPYGRAFSYCSAGAALMAEIIESSIDTKLDSFAQVNLFQPLDIQNYKLHYNPMDILNTAGGSEYRSRDFLKLIQLCLNYGKWNDKQIIDKSWIEKATTPKVQVEEDTEYGYLFWLKNFGQKKANKGFYMSGNGGQKILALPELGVSIVITTTNYNKRNAHNYTDEIVNEFIVPMMMN; via the coding sequence ATGTATAAAATTATCTTCACTTTCTTCTGCTATTTTTTAGCAAATCAAATTGCATTTGCTCAATTAGATTTTTCTAAAGGAAACATAAGTACACACCCTCTTTTTGTAAAGTTAGACAGTACGATTCTAGCAGGAAAATACGAACAAATTACGAGTGTTTTGGTCGCTCACAATGGCAATTTGATTTTTGAAAAATATTATAATGATACAGACTCAAACTCAATGCACAATACTCGTTCGGCAACAAAAACAATGGCGAGTTTACTGACAGGCATTGCCATTAAGAATAATTATATTCAGTCAGAAAAAGACAAAATATTTAAGTATTTAAAACACAAGTTGCCAGTTCAGAATTTAGATGAGAGAAAGGAAGCAATAACTATCGAAGATTTGCTTACGATGAGTTCGGTATTAGAATGTAACGACTTTAATAGTCATTCAAGAGGAAATGAAGAAAAAATGTATATTATAGAAGATTGGGCAAGCTTCTTTTTAGACTTACCTATTCGCTCTTATCCATTTGAACCAAAACCTAATGAGCAGCCTTATGGAAGGGCATTTAGTTATTGTTCTGCTGGAGCTGCACTTATGGCAGAAATTATAGAATCTAGTATTGATACAAAATTAGATTCTTTTGCTCAGGTAAATCTCTTTCAACCACTTGATATTCAAAATTATAAGTTACACTATAATCCTATGGATATTCTAAATACAGCAGGAGGAAGCGAATATAGAAGTAGAGATTTTCTAAAATTAATTCAACTGTGCTTGAATTATGGGAAGTGGAATGATAAGCAAATAATAGACAAGTCTTGGATAGAAAAAGCTACAACTCCAAAAGTACAAGTTGAGGAAGATACTGAATATGGATATTTGTTTTGGCTCAAAAACTTTGGGCAAAAAAAAGCTAATAAAGGTTTTTATATGTCTGGTAATGGAGGACAAAAAATATTAGCATTACCAGAACTTGGCGTTAGCATTGTCATAACAACTACAAACTATAATAAAAGAAATGCTCACAACTACACTGATGAAATAGTAAACGAATTTATTGTACCAATGATGATGAATTGA